In Thiovibrio frasassiensis, one DNA window encodes the following:
- the fdhF gene encoding formate dehydrogenase subunit alpha codes for MNITINGHEIVAEEGITILEAAKRADIHIPTLCYVNKGTSDIPCELCVVSVDGIDAPVRSCITPIGEGMQITTESKELQAKRAERMTLLMETHFGDCKAPCNLTCPGQINVQGYIAHVAKGQYEEALRLVMERNPFPFSVGRVCPRFCETRCRRILVDEPVSINHLKRFVADWCMAHKIDLRIPRDASTGKKIAVIGGGPSGLTGAYYLARKGHDVTVFESASKLGGMLRYGIPDYKIPQDVLDYEISTILRMGINVRLSQKWGEDFTLQSLKDQGYEAILIATGTPVDESLDVPGCALPKVIPATKFLRDLAEGKGGNYGRSAVVFGGNNVAMEVARSLLRKEVGQVTIIYPRAQTEMPANQRNIRVAEKEGVQFLLMAAPVNFSDTDNGISVQLIRTKLGEPDEKGIRYPEAIPGSTVNIKADTVIVAQGLSACSEKFEGGELEATLELTPKCNVKANPRTSLTNHPGIYAAGDVTSGPRSVIQAVVAARRAADNIHAQVMSITKTVAESRFNFSRGKGFDDVDLRNFEGINIKLREKMPTRPPQIATQDFSEIKLGFSEQMAITEAKRCLSCGCRAFDRCDLKQLAMDFGLDPSRTGMAAQPTYTEKINHPMILVDLNKCIYCKRCENSCEYNALEISADDVDDKGRPKGLRFKFKENCVNCGACVDNCSTGALNKKDVLVPVVNEAIREVRSTCPYCGAGCQIILKVKGNTLMEVTADPDLAPNYGALCVKGRFGHNFVQHKERLTQPLVRRGSQLVETSWEDALNVVAKRFFDLKAMYGPDSISGFSCARASNEENYLMQKFMRTAIGTNNIDHCARLUHAPTVASLALTFGSGAMTNSIADTKKTDLFFMVGSNPDTSHPTIGLRIHQAVDRGAKLVVVDPRRTKLAERADLWLRIVPGTDVAFLNGMMQVILEEGLWDKKFVEERTEDFDELSRLVKKYTPEVVEKITGINEAQLRQVARMYAAEGRHAAFWGMGITHYVTGTDRVKSIANLAMLCGKIGKEGMGCNPLRGQNNVQGACDMGALFNTLPGYGGLEGDDLFAKYEKHWGIKLPRRPGKPATEVWENVFKGDIRGLYIFGEDPAVADANIAHVQSALEKVDFLVVQDLFLTDTAKMADVVLPAACYAEKDGTFTCTERRVQRIRKAVEPPGEAKPDWQIISLLSQRMGYPMHYNSASEIFDEICQLLPQYKGLSYERLEKVGLQWPVPDQHHPGTAVLHTEKFTRGKGLFIPEDYIPPVELPDEEYPLLFTTGRDIARYNFSSMTGKTPEIDEISPECFAEVHPGDAQRLGLKEKNWVRLTSRRGSVQMRAIITDKTQEGTVFSTYNHLQALVNMLTLDALDRLSRTPEYKLCAIKVEVLGDELPD; via the coding sequence ATGAATATCACAATCAACGGTCATGAAATTGTTGCCGAAGAAGGGATCACCATCCTCGAAGCGGCAAAGCGGGCGGATATCCATATCCCGACCCTGTGCTACGTGAACAAGGGGACCTCGGATATTCCGTGCGAACTCTGCGTGGTCAGCGTGGATGGGATCGATGCGCCGGTGCGTTCCTGTATAACCCCGATTGGCGAAGGGATGCAGATCACCACCGAATCCAAGGAGCTCCAGGCCAAGCGCGCCGAGCGCATGACCCTCCTGATGGAGACCCATTTCGGTGACTGCAAGGCGCCCTGCAATCTCACCTGTCCAGGGCAGATCAATGTCCAGGGGTACATCGCCCATGTGGCCAAAGGCCAGTATGAAGAGGCTCTGCGCCTGGTCATGGAGCGCAATCCTTTTCCCTTTTCCGTAGGTCGGGTCTGTCCCCGTTTTTGTGAGACCCGCTGCCGCCGTATTTTGGTGGATGAGCCGGTCTCCATCAACCATCTGAAGCGTTTTGTCGCCGATTGGTGCATGGCGCACAAGATTGACCTGCGTATTCCCCGTGATGCCTCCACCGGCAAAAAGATCGCCGTTATCGGCGGCGGGCCTTCCGGTCTGACCGGCGCGTACTATTTGGCGCGCAAAGGCCATGATGTCACGGTGTTCGAGTCAGCCTCCAAGCTTGGCGGCATGCTGCGCTACGGTATCCCCGACTACAAGATTCCCCAGGATGTGCTTGATTACGAAATCAGCACCATCCTGCGCATGGGGATCAATGTCCGCTTGAGCCAGAAATGGGGCGAGGATTTCACCCTGCAATCCCTCAAGGACCAAGGGTACGAGGCGATCCTCATTGCCACCGGCACCCCGGTGGATGAAAGCCTTGATGTGCCTGGCTGTGCTCTGCCCAAGGTTATCCCGGCCACGAAATTCCTGCGCGACTTGGCCGAAGGCAAGGGCGGCAATTACGGCCGTTCCGCCGTGGTCTTCGGCGGCAACAATGTGGCCATGGAGGTTGCCCGCTCCCTGCTGCGTAAGGAAGTCGGCCAGGTAACGATCATTTATCCCCGGGCCCAGACCGAGATGCCCGCCAACCAGCGCAACATCCGGGTGGCGGAAAAAGAGGGCGTGCAGTTTCTCCTCATGGCCGCACCGGTGAATTTCAGCGATACCGACAACGGCATCAGCGTCCAGTTGATCCGGACGAAGCTCGGCGAGCCCGATGAAAAGGGTATCCGTTATCCGGAGGCGATCCCCGGCTCCACAGTGAACATCAAGGCGGATACGGTCATTGTTGCCCAAGGCTTGAGTGCTTGTAGCGAGAAGTTCGAGGGCGGCGAGCTCGAAGCCACTCTGGAATTGACCCCGAAATGTAATGTGAAGGCCAACCCGCGAACCTCGTTGACCAATCATCCCGGCATCTATGCGGCCGGGGATGTGACCAGCGGTCCCCGCTCGGTGATCCAGGCCGTGGTTGCGGCCCGGCGGGCGGCGGATAATATCCATGCCCAGGTCATGTCCATCACCAAGACCGTGGCTGAGAGCCGTTTCAACTTCAGCCGGGGGAAGGGGTTTGATGATGTGGATCTGCGGAACTTCGAGGGGATCAACATCAAGCTGCGGGAGAAGATGCCCACCCGTCCGCCCCAGATCGCGACCCAGGATTTCAGCGAGATCAAACTCGGCTTTTCGGAACAGATGGCGATCACCGAGGCCAAGCGTTGTCTATCCTGCGGCTGTCGTGCCTTTGACCGTTGTGATTTGAAGCAATTGGCCATGGATTTCGGCCTCGATCCCAGCCGGACCGGGATGGCGGCACAGCCGACCTATACGGAAAAGATCAACCATCCCATGATTCTGGTGGATCTGAACAAGTGCATCTACTGCAAGCGCTGCGAGAACAGCTGTGAATACAATGCCCTGGAAATCAGCGCCGATGATGTCGATGACAAGGGCCGTCCCAAGGGGCTGCGCTTTAAATTCAAGGAAAACTGTGTCAACTGCGGAGCCTGTGTGGACAACTGTTCCACCGGAGCGCTGAACAAGAAAGACGTCCTGGTGCCGGTGGTCAATGAGGCCATCCGCGAGGTGCGCTCCACCTGCCCTTACTGCGGCGCCGGCTGTCAGATCATCCTCAAGGTCAAGGGCAATACCCTGATGGAGGTCACCGCGGATCCGGATCTGGCCCCGAATTATGGCGCCCTCTGCGTCAAGGGGAGATTTGGCCATAATTTTGTTCAGCACAAGGAGCGTCTGACCCAACCCCTGGTGCGTCGGGGCTCCCAGTTGGTGGAGACCAGCTGGGAAGATGCCCTCAATGTGGTGGCGAAGCGTTTCTTCGACCTCAAGGCCATGTACGGACCGGATTCCATTTCCGGTTTCAGTTGCGCCCGGGCCAGTAACGAAGAAAATTATCTGATGCAAAAATTCATGCGGACAGCGATCGGAACGAATAATATCGATCACTGTGCCCGACTCTGACACGCTCCCACGGTGGCCAGTTTGGCCCTCACATTCGGCAGCGGCGCAATGACCAACTCCATTGCGGATACAAAGAAAACAGATCTCTTCTTCATGGTCGGCAGCAACCCGGACACCAGCCATCCGACCATCGGGCTGCGGATTCACCAGGCCGTTGACCGCGGTGCTAAATTGGTGGTGGTTGATCCCCGGCGTACCAAATTGGCCGAGCGGGCCGATCTCTGGCTGCGAATCGTGCCGGGGACCGACGTCGCCTTTTTAAACGGGATGATGCAGGTCATTCTCGAGGAAGGGCTCTGGGATAAGAAGTTTGTCGAGGAGCGGACCGAGGATTTTGACGAACTCAGCCGCTTGGTCAAGAAATATACGCCTGAGGTGGTGGAAAAAATCACCGGCATCAACGAAGCCCAGTTGCGTCAGGTTGCCCGCATGTATGCGGCGGAAGGCAGGCATGCTGCTTTCTGGGGGATGGGTATCACCCACTATGTTACCGGTACGGACCGGGTGAAATCTATTGCCAACCTGGCCATGCTCTGCGGCAAGATCGGTAAGGAAGGTATGGGCTGCAATCCGCTCCGCGGTCAGAACAATGTCCAAGGCGCCTGCGACATGGGCGCCCTGTTCAATACCCTGCCGGGCTATGGCGGTCTTGAGGGTGACGATCTTTTTGCCAAGTATGAAAAACATTGGGGCATCAAGCTGCCACGGCGCCCAGGAAAACCGGCCACCGAGGTGTGGGAAAATGTCTTTAAGGGCGATATCCGCGGCCTCTATATCTTCGGGGAAGACCCGGCCGTGGCCGACGCCAATATCGCCCATGTCCAGTCCGCCCTGGAAAAGGTTGATTTTCTGGTGGTTCAGGATCTCTTCCTGACCGATACCGCGAAGATGGCGGATGTGGTTTTGCCCGCTGCCTGTTATGCGGAAAAGGACGGCACCTTCACCTGTACCGAGCGCAGGGTCCAGCGGATTCGCAAGGCGGTTGAGCCGCCGGGCGAGGCCAAGCCGGACTGGCAGATCATCTCCCTGCTTTCCCAGCGGATGGGCTATCCCATGCATTATAATTCCGCTTCGGAGATCTTTGACGAGATCTGCCAGTTGCTGCCCCAGTACAAGGGATTGTCCTACGAGCGCTTGGAAAAGGTCGGCCTGCAGTGGCCGGTACCGGACCAGCATCATCCCGGCACCGCGGTGCTGCATACGGAGAAGTTTACCCGCGGCAAGGGGCTTTTTATCCCCGAGGATTACATCCCCCCGGTGGAGCTGCCCGATGAGGAATATCCGCTGCTCTTTACCACCGGCCGCGATATTGCCCGCTATAACTTCAGCAGCATGACCGGCAAGACCCCGGAGATCGACGAGATCAGCCCGGAATGCTTTGCCGAGGTCCATCCTGGCGATGCCCAACGTTTGGGCCTGAAAGAGAAGAATTGGGTGCGGCTCACCTCGCGGCGCGGTTCAGTGCAGATGCGGGCCATCATCACCGACAAGACCCAGGAGGGCACGGTCTTCAGCACCTATAACCATTTGCAGGCGCTGGTGAATATGTTGACCCTGGACGCTCTGGATCGTCTTTCCAGAACGCCTGAGTATAAGCTGTGCGCCATAAAGGTTGAAGTGTTGGGCGACGAGTTGCCGGACTGA
- the acsC gene encoding acetyl-CoA decarbonylase/synthase complex subunit gamma, producing the protein MALTGIQILKMLPKKNCGECGIPTCLAFAMKVAAGQTEIGECPYVSEEVKEQIGEASAPPIRTIKLGSGDSAYTTGGETCLFRHEKRFENPTGIAVLVTTEMNEADVDGRITRFKNLRYERVGVLLKADLIAIKDTKGDSAAFTALTKKVLDGAADAGIILMSDKADNLKAAAGVCGERKPLLYGATAENAEAMAALAKETGCPLVAKGTNLDDTVAISEKLIAAGLKDLMLDSGARTVRAALEDSVVGRRSAIRAKFKPLGFPTITFPCEISADPLMEAMVASVLIAKYAGIVVLSDLQGDILFPLLLERLNIFTDPQRPMVVQEDVYNINGPTEDSPVLITCNFSLTYFIVSGEIEGSKVPSWLLIKDTEGLSVLTAWAAGKFGADMIAAFMKKSGIESKVKHRELIIPGYLASMKGELEEELAGWTITIGPREAGHLPAFLKEWKPAA; encoded by the coding sequence ATGGCTTTAACAGGTATTCAAATCCTCAAAATGCTTCCCAAGAAGAACTGTGGGGAGTGCGGTATTCCTACCTGTCTTGCCTTTGCCATGAAGGTGGCAGCCGGACAGACGGAGATCGGCGAATGTCCGTATGTGAGTGAGGAGGTCAAGGAGCAGATCGGCGAGGCCTCTGCTCCTCCGATCCGGACTATTAAACTCGGCTCCGGGGACAGTGCCTATACCACCGGCGGCGAGACCTGTCTGTTTCGCCATGAGAAACGTTTTGAGAATCCCACCGGTATTGCGGTGCTGGTCACCACCGAGATGAACGAAGCCGATGTCGATGGTCGTATCACTCGGTTCAAGAATCTTCGTTACGAGCGGGTTGGGGTGCTCCTCAAGGCCGACCTGATCGCGATCAAAGACACCAAGGGCGACAGTGCTGCCTTCACCGCGCTGACCAAGAAGGTATTGGACGGCGCAGCCGATGCAGGCATTATTTTGATGAGCGACAAGGCAGACAACCTCAAGGCTGCCGCTGGTGTCTGCGGTGAGCGCAAGCCTTTGCTCTATGGTGCCACCGCAGAGAATGCCGAGGCCATGGCTGCTCTTGCCAAGGAGACCGGCTGCCCTCTGGTTGCCAAGGGAACAAACCTTGACGACACCGTGGCGATTTCTGAAAAACTTATTGCCGCGGGCCTCAAGGATTTGATGCTCGATTCCGGTGCCCGCACGGTCCGTGCCGCCCTGGAAGACAGTGTGGTTGGTCGGCGTTCCGCCATTCGGGCCAAATTCAAGCCCCTGGGCTTTCCGACCATCACCTTTCCCTGCGAGATCTCCGCCGATCCGCTGATGGAGGCCATGGTCGCCTCGGTGCTGATTGCCAAATACGCAGGCATTGTCGTCCTTTCCGACCTGCAGGGCGATATTCTCTTCCCGCTCTTGCTGGAGCGGTTGAATATCTTCACCGATCCGCAACGCCCCATGGTGGTTCAGGAAGATGTTTATAACATCAATGGCCCGACCGAGGATTCGCCGGTACTCATTACCTGTAACTTCTCGCTCACCTACTTCATCGTTTCCGGCGAGATCGAAGGGAGCAAGGTGCCTTCCTGGTTGTTGATCAAGGACACGGAAGGTCTTTCGGTTCTCACCGCTTGGGCTGCCGGCAAGTTCGGCGCGGATATGATCGCGGCGTTTATGAAAAAATCCGGGATCGAGTCCAAGGTCAAGCATCGGGAGTTGATTATTCCCGGTTACCTCGCCTCCATGAAGGGTGAACTTGAAGAAGAACTGGCCGGTTGGACTATTACCATCGGTCCCCGTGAAGCCGGACATCTGCCTGCCTTCCTGAAGGAATGGAAGCCCGCGGCATAA
- the acsB gene encoding acetyl-CoA decarbonylase/synthase complex subunit alpha/beta, producing MSKIICSAAIRGAHKIVDMAEAKFEEAIKKYGPEHEVSYPNTAYFLPIIYSMLGAKVEKLGDMKDIFQECRTLLPAQVSENIWLPYLAPALDAGMATFFAEEMYEAIRYLETPDFYTKTEDPLENNIWLGAADDVIFRKRGVEFVDGTAPGFAAIMGTPDDNAVASRIALELQEKNLYIFMHDQTNGKNMAERLVENKVQVGWNTRLVPFGKSYTSAVFAIGFACRVAMAFGGIKPGDYKGNLIYNKDRTFAFIMAFGPVSDEWYANAAGAINWGFPTISDYDIPEILPTGICTYEHVVSRVPHDEIVQKAIEVRGLKVNVTKIDIPLSFGPAFEGERIRKDDLFMECGGGRTSGVEVLVSKDMSEVEDGKVTIEGPDIKDLQVGQNVPLGILVEVAGRGMQSDFEPILERQFHHLINYIQGIMHMGQRNIMWLRIGKAAVEKGFSFTHIGKVLHGKLHQEFGAIVDKIQVKLYTELDKVEEVQELARKVYAERDERLGSMTDETEEVFYSCTLCQSFAPSHVCVITPERIGMCGAYNWLDGKASFQINPTGPNQPIQKGDCLDEKLGRFKGINDFVDQTSRGAVTDLALYSLMNSPMTACGCFEAIAAMLPQCNGIMVVNRDYSGMTPSGMKFTSLAGMAGGGAQTPGFIGVSKHFMTSPKLFVAEGGLTRMVWLPKMMKEEIKDKLMERCKEIGRPEFYDMIATEENGTTEEEILAFMKKVGHPALEMEALV from the coding sequence ATGTCTAAGATCATCTGTTCGGCCGCCATCCGTGGGGCTCACAAAATAGTTGATATGGCGGAAGCGAAGTTCGAGGAAGCCATCAAGAAATACGGCCCCGAACATGAGGTTTCTTACCCCAACACCGCTTACTTCCTGCCGATTATTTACAGTATGCTGGGTGCCAAGGTGGAGAAGCTTGGCGATATGAAGGATATCTTTCAGGAATGCCGCACCCTGCTGCCGGCGCAGGTGAGTGAGAATATCTGGCTGCCGTACCTCGCCCCGGCTCTCGATGCCGGCATGGCCACCTTTTTTGCCGAAGAGATGTACGAGGCCATCCGGTATCTTGAGACCCCGGATTTCTATACGAAAACCGAGGACCCGCTGGAGAACAATATCTGGCTGGGTGCCGCCGACGACGTTATCTTCCGCAAACGCGGCGTTGAGTTCGTTGACGGCACGGCCCCCGGCTTTGCCGCCATCATGGGCACCCCGGATGACAATGCGGTTGCTTCGCGCATCGCCCTTGAGCTGCAGGAGAAAAACCTTTATATCTTCATGCACGACCAGACCAACGGCAAGAACATGGCCGAGCGTCTGGTGGAAAATAAGGTCCAGGTCGGCTGGAATACCCGTCTGGTTCCCTTTGGCAAGAGTTACACCTCCGCGGTCTTCGCCATCGGTTTTGCCTGCCGGGTGGCCATGGCCTTCGGCGGCATCAAGCCCGGCGATTACAAGGGCAATCTGATTTACAACAAAGATCGGACCTTCGCTTTTATTATGGCCTTTGGTCCGGTATCCGACGAGTGGTACGCCAACGCGGCCGGCGCCATCAACTGGGGTTTCCCCACCATCTCCGACTACGACATCCCCGAGATCCTGCCCACCGGGATCTGTACCTACGAGCACGTGGTCAGCCGGGTGCCTCACGACGAGATCGTGCAGAAGGCCATCGAGGTGCGCGGCCTCAAGGTCAACGTCACCAAGATCGATATTCCCCTGTCCTTTGGCCCTGCCTTTGAGGGCGAGCGTATCCGTAAGGACGATCTCTTCATGGAATGCGGCGGCGGCCGGACTTCTGGGGTTGAGGTGCTCGTTTCCAAGGATATGTCCGAGGTTGAGGACGGCAAGGTCACCATCGAAGGGCCGGACATCAAGGATCTTCAGGTGGGCCAAAACGTGCCCCTCGGCATCCTGGTTGAGGTTGCCGGACGTGGCATGCAGTCGGATTTCGAGCCCATCCTCGAGCGTCAGTTCCATCACCTGATCAACTATATCCAGGGCATCATGCACATGGGCCAGCGGAACATCATGTGGCTCCGGATTGGCAAGGCTGCGGTGGAAAAGGGCTTTTCCTTCACCCATATCGGCAAGGTGCTGCACGGCAAACTCCATCAGGAATTCGGCGCCATTGTCGACAAGATCCAGGTCAAGCTCTACACCGAGTTGGACAAGGTGGAAGAGGTGCAGGAGCTTGCCCGCAAGGTGTACGCAGAGCGCGATGAGCGTTTGGGCTCCATGACCGACGAGACCGAAGAGGTCTTCTATTCCTGCACCCTGTGCCAGTCCTTTGCTCCGAGTCATGTCTGTGTTATCACCCCGGAGCGGATCGGGATGTGCGGCGCCTATAACTGGCTGGATGGCAAGGCCTCCTTCCAGATCAACCCCACCGGCCCCAACCAGCCGATTCAGAAAGGCGACTGTCTGGATGAAAAGCTCGGCCGTTTCAAGGGGATCAACGATTTTGTCGATCAGACCTCCCGCGGGGCCGTGACCGATCTTGCCTTGTATTCCCTGATGAACAGCCCGATGACCGCTTGCGGCTGTTTTGAGGCCATTGCCGCCATGCTCCCCCAGTGCAACGGGATCATGGTGGTCAACCGCGACTACAGCGGCATGACCCCTTCCGGGATGAAGTTCACCTCCTTGGCCGGCATGGCCGGCGGTGGGGCGCAGACTCCTGGTTTTATCGGGGTTTCCAAGCATTTCATGACCAGCCCCAAGCTCTTTGTCGCCGAAGGCGGGCTCACCCGGATGGTTTGGCTGCCCAAGATGATGAAAGAGGAGATCAAGGACAAACTCATGGAGCGCTGCAAGGAAATCGGCAGGCCGGAGTTTTACGATATGATCGCCACCGAGGAGAACGGTACCACGGAAGAGGAAATCCTCGCCTTCATGAAAAAGGTCGGTCACCCGGCCCTTGAAATGGAAGCGCTTGTTTAA
- a CDS encoding acetyl-CoA decarbonylase/synthase complex subunit delta, with the protein MKSGSRLERILTSGEFAVTGELGPPKNGNAEHVREKARLLKGSVDAVNITDCQTAIVRMSSISAGLLTLAEGVEPVIQMTCRDRNRIGMQSDILGAAALGLKNLLCLTGDHQKFGNHPGSKGVFDMDSIQLLGMVKTMRDEKKFQCGELIKSHEPKLFLGAAANPFAGPSEQFRAARLAKKVANGADFVQTQIIYNVERFAKFMQAVRDLGLHKKVHILAGVTPPKSVGMARYMKSSVPGMDVTDEVIKRMQGAKDKEDEGINICVDIIRQVREIEGVAGVHIMAIEWESAVPEIVSRAGLATRPVFADEPVALAAARPEAPIEVRSAVAAEKESDVVLAAAKAEAEKIVAAAQAEAAQFRASASSVSGAGAVDQARIEIDQAGEDAMNEKERQMALESVRLGLDALKKAYGLSDDQFDALTKFAGAEAILKREPVLAAPAAPAAPAAASVAPVAPAPVTDEGAAKKAAEAAALEDAKKGEAAKKAAESKAAEEAKQAEVAKKAAEAAAAEEAKKIEASKKAAEAKAAEATKKPAAPAEKKAPAAAAPVSAAVGAAALALEKAPLSERAAKVPEASYKQAYTGAIRQTVLGDAASGIKVGGESTLPFHLFEGAMPNKPMIAFDILDVKPDEWPDSLARHYQDVMDNPVAWAQKCVKEYGAEAICISMVSTDPNGLNRPSGEAAKAAAEVVKNIEVPVIVWGCGNGEKDTETLREITSLIGDKKVCLAPLSDSNYRAIGATAMAFQYPMVAASPIDVNLAKQLNILLENLGVSLESVLIDPSIGALGYGIEYTYSVMERIRLAALTQKDEKLQVPFICNLGREVWKAKECRLPSDEMIGDQETRGILMEAITASCMLMAGGELMIMRHPRAVSLTKSLISGLMD; encoded by the coding sequence ATGAAATCGGGAAGCCGTTTAGAACGGATTTTAACATCAGGAGAGTTCGCAGTTACCGGTGAGTTGGGACCACCCAAGAACGGTAACGCCGAACATGTTCGGGAAAAGGCCCGTCTGCTCAAAGGCAGTGTTGACGCCGTCAATATCACCGACTGTCAGACCGCCATCGTCCGCATGTCCAGTATCAGTGCTGGCTTGTTGACCTTGGCCGAGGGGGTGGAGCCGGTCATTCAGATGACCTGCCGCGACCGGAACCGGATCGGGATGCAGAGTGATATTCTCGGGGCTGCCGCTCTGGGGCTCAAGAATCTCCTCTGTCTTACCGGCGATCATCAGAAGTTCGGCAATCATCCCGGTTCCAAGGGCGTCTTTGATATGGATTCCATCCAGTTGCTCGGTATGGTGAAGACCATGCGGGATGAGAAGAAATTTCAATGTGGCGAACTGATCAAGTCCCATGAGCCCAAGCTTTTTCTCGGTGCCGCGGCAAACCCCTTTGCCGGACCATCGGAACAGTTCCGGGCTGCCCGGTTGGCAAAAAAGGTCGCCAATGGCGCTGATTTTGTCCAGACCCAGATCATTTACAATGTTGAGCGCTTTGCCAAATTCATGCAGGCGGTCCGTGATCTCGGTCTCCACAAAAAGGTGCATATCCTCGCAGGGGTAACCCCACCGAAATCCGTGGGCATGGCGCGTTACATGAAGAGTTCCGTCCCCGGCATGGATGTCACCGATGAGGTGATCAAGCGGATGCAAGGGGCCAAGGACAAGGAAGACGAGGGTATCAACATCTGCGTTGATATCATCCGGCAGGTTCGGGAGATAGAAGGGGTGGCCGGCGTACATATCATGGCCATCGAATGGGAGAGCGCTGTGCCGGAGATCGTCAGCCGGGCAGGACTTGCTACCCGGCCGGTGTTTGCCGACGAGCCTGTCGCTTTGGCGGCGGCAAGACCGGAGGCACCCATCGAGGTTCGGTCCGCGGTGGCCGCAGAGAAGGAAAGTGATGTTGTCCTGGCGGCAGCCAAGGCTGAGGCAGAAAAGATTGTTGCCGCGGCTCAGGCGGAAGCTGCTCAGTTCCGGGCATCGGCCAGCAGCGTCAGCGGCGCTGGGGCGGTTGATCAGGCAAGGATTGAAATAGATCAAGCAGGAGAGGATGCGATGAACGAAAAAGAACGGCAAATGGCGCTGGAGTCGGTACGCCTCGGTCTTGATGCGCTGAAAAAGGCCTATGGCTTGTCGGACGATCAATTTGATGCACTGACGAAATTCGCCGGCGCTGAGGCTATTCTCAAGCGCGAGCCGGTACTCGCTGCTCCTGCTGCTCCTGCTGCTCCGGCGGCAGCGTCGGTTGCCCCGGTTGCTCCTGCTCCGGTTACGGATGAGGGCGCAGCCAAGAAAGCTGCCGAGGCTGCGGCGCTCGAAGATGCCAAAAAGGGTGAGGCCGCGAAGAAAGCTGCTGAGTCTAAGGCTGCGGAAGAGGCCAAGCAGGCCGAAGTTGCAAAGAAGGCAGCTGAGGCGGCAGCCGCTGAAGAGGCCAAGAAGATTGAGGCATCTAAGAAAGCCGCCGAGGCCAAGGCTGCGGAAGCGACGAAGAAACCGGCCGCCCCCGCAGAAAAGAAAGCGCCGGCCGCTGCCGCTCCGGTCTCTGCGGCCGTTGGCGCGGCTGCACTTGCCCTGGAGAAGGCCCCGTTGTCTGAACGGGCAGCCAAGGTGCCCGAGGCCTCTTACAAACAGGCATACACCGGCGCCATCCGCCAGACCGTATTGGGCGATGCGGCGAGCGGCATCAAGGTGGGCGGCGAAAGCACCCTGCCGTTCCATCTCTTTGAAGGGGCGATGCCCAACAAGCCCATGATCGCCTTTGATATCCTCGATGTCAAACCCGACGAGTGGCCCGATTCTCTGGCCCGCCATTATCAGGACGTCATGGACAATCCCGTGGCCTGGGCTCAGAAATGTGTCAAGGAATACGGCGCCGAAGCTATCTGTATCTCCATGGTCAGCACCGACCCCAACGGCTTGAACCGGCCTTCCGGCGAGGCTGCGAAAGCAGCGGCCGAGGTGGTGAAAAATATCGAAGTACCGGTGATTGTCTGGGGCTGCGGCAACGGGGAAAAGGATACCGAGACCCTGCGGGAGATCACCTCCCTGATCGGCGACAAGAAGGTGTGTCTGGCGCCGCTCTCCGACAGCAACTACCGGGCCATCGGCGCCACCGCCATGGCCTTCCAGTATCCCATGGTTGCAGCGTCGCCCATCGACGTCAACCTGGCCAAGCAGCTCAATATTCTCCTTGAGAATCTCGGGGTCTCCCTGGAGTCCGTTTTGATCGATCCCTCCATCGGCGCTCTTGGCTACGGGATCGAATATACCTACTCGGTTATGGAGCGGATCCGTCTTGCCGCCCTGACCCAGAAAGACGAGAAGCTTCAGGTGCCCTTTATCTGCAACCTGGGCCGCGAGGTTTGGAAGGCCAAGGAATGCCGGTTGCCGTCCGACGAGATGATTGGTGATCAGGAAACCCGCGGTATCCTCATGGAGGCCATTACCGCTTCCTGCATGTTGATGGCGGGTGGCGAGTTGATGATCATGCGGCATCCGAGGGCTGTTTCTTTGACCAAGTCGCTGATCAGCGGGCTCATGGATTAA